One segment of Equus asinus isolate D_3611 breed Donkey chromosome 18, EquAss-T2T_v2, whole genome shotgun sequence DNA contains the following:
- the LOC123278361 gene encoding keratin-associated protein 12-2-like: MCHTSCSSGCQAACCSPRPCQAACCSPRPCQASCCVPVSCKPAVCTPVSCKPAVCVPVSCQPAVCTPVSCQPAVCTPVSCQSAVCTPVSCQPAVCTPVSCQSTVCVAPSCQSFVRVPVSCKPAVLVGPSCQSSGYCQPSCPTLVCRPTSCSSPCCY, encoded by the coding sequence ATGTGCCACACCAGCTGCTCCTCAGGCTGCCAGGCTGCCTGCTGCTCGCCCAGGCCCTGCCAGGCAGCCTGCTGCTCGCCCAGGCCCTGCCAGGCATCCTGCTGTGTGCCTGTGAGCTGCAAACCTGCTGTGTGCACACCTGTGAGCTGCAAACCAGCTGTGTGTGTACCCGTGAGCTGCCAGCCTGCCGTGTGCACACCCGTGAGCTGCCAGCCAGCTGTGTGCACACCTGTGAGCTGCCAGTCAGCTGTGTGCACACCTGTGAGCTGCCAGCCTGCTGTGTGCACACCTGTGAGCTGCCAATCTACTGTGTGTGTGGCCCCCTCCTGCCAGTCCTTCGTGCGTGTGCCTGTGAGCTGCAAGCCTGCTGTGCTTGTGGGCCCCTCCTGCCAGTCCTCCGGGTACTGCCAGCCGTCCTGCCCCACCCTGGTCTGCAGACCCACCTCCTGCAGCTCCCCTTGCTGCTATTGA